Proteins from a genomic interval of Kitasatospora herbaricolor:
- a CDS encoding cellulose binding domain-containing protein, with protein sequence MLTPRSRAALTAVAVSCGLALTTLTGLGGTAAAAPDAATADSYTWSNARIDGGGFVPGIVFNQTEKNLVYARTDIGGAYRQDPATKKWIPLLDSVGWDDWNLTGVASLATDPVQTNRVYVAAGMYTNGWDPDDGAILRSTDKGATWARTALPFKIGGNMPGRGMGERLAVDPNNDKVLYFGAPSGNGLWRSTDYGVTWAQVTAFPNVGHYAPDPSDTNGYLSAEQGVLWVTFDKSSAAAGATTRTIYVGVADKDNSIYKSADGGATWTRVAGQPTGFLPHKGVLDPVNGYLYIATSDTGGPYDGGKGDIWRYATATGVWTRISPLPSTDSGAYFGYSGLTIDRQHPNVLMATGYSSWWPDTQIYRSTDFGATWKPIWEYSSYPTRVDHYTMDVSSSPWLTWGANPSPPEETPKLGWMTESLEIDPFNSDRMMYGTGATLYGTENLTGWDAGGRITIKPVVQGLEETAVNDLISPPTGANLLSALGDIGGFRHTSLTAVPAMMYTSPNFTTSTSLDYAEANGNMVVRTGNLDSGSTSKRIAFSNDNGANWYQANSEPAGTTGGGTVALAADGSRVLWAPDGGAVSGSAFGGNSWTAATGVPAGARVASDRVNPKKFYAFSAGKFYTSTDGGLTFTASAATGLPATGNVRFKALTTTEGDVWFAGGTTGAGAAYGLWHSTDSGATFTRVAAADQADSIGFGKPAPGRTYPALYTSAKIGGVRGIFRSDDAGASWTRINNDSQQWGWTGATITGDPRVYGRVYIGTNGRGIIVGDTGSTPPSPTATASPSATATATPTTSTSPTASTSPTATSSPTASTSPTATSSPTAGGSCEITYAVASQWGGGFGANVTVRNTGSTALAGWTVKWAYANGQQVTSLWNGAWTQSGADVSVSNLGYNGSLAAGGGSTSFGFNGSWTGSNTSPTAATLNGTACTVK encoded by the coding sequence ATGCTCACACCCCGTTCCAGAGCCGCTCTCACCGCCGTGGCGGTCAGTTGCGGCCTGGCGCTGACCACACTGACCGGCCTCGGCGGCACGGCCGCCGCCGCGCCCGACGCGGCCACCGCCGACTCCTACACCTGGAGCAACGCCAGGATCGACGGCGGCGGCTTCGTCCCCGGCATCGTCTTCAACCAGACCGAGAAGAACCTGGTCTACGCCCGCACCGACATCGGCGGCGCCTACCGGCAGGACCCGGCCACCAAGAAGTGGATCCCGCTGCTGGACTCGGTCGGCTGGGACGACTGGAACCTCACCGGCGTGGCCAGCCTCGCCACCGACCCGGTGCAGACCAACCGCGTCTACGTCGCCGCCGGCATGTACACCAACGGCTGGGACCCCGACGACGGCGCCATCCTGCGCTCCACCGACAAGGGCGCCACCTGGGCCCGGACGGCGTTGCCGTTCAAGATCGGCGGCAACATGCCGGGCCGGGGCATGGGCGAGCGCCTCGCGGTCGACCCGAACAACGACAAGGTGCTGTACTTCGGCGCGCCCAGCGGCAACGGCCTCTGGCGCAGCACCGACTACGGCGTCACCTGGGCGCAGGTCACCGCCTTCCCCAACGTCGGCCACTACGCGCCCGATCCGAGCGACACCAACGGCTATCTGAGCGCCGAGCAGGGCGTCCTCTGGGTGACCTTCGACAAGAGCTCGGCCGCGGCCGGCGCGACCACCCGGACCATCTACGTGGGTGTCGCCGACAAGGACAACAGCATCTACAAGTCGGCCGACGGCGGCGCGACCTGGACCCGCGTGGCCGGGCAGCCCACCGGCTTCCTGCCGCACAAGGGCGTGCTCGACCCCGTCAACGGCTACCTCTACATCGCGACCAGCGACACCGGCGGCCCGTACGACGGCGGCAAGGGCGACATCTGGCGGTACGCCACCGCGACCGGCGTCTGGACCAGGATCAGTCCGCTGCCCTCCACCGACTCCGGCGCGTACTTCGGCTACAGCGGCCTGACGATCGACCGCCAGCACCCCAACGTGCTGATGGCGACCGGCTACAGCTCCTGGTGGCCGGACACCCAGATCTACCGCAGCACCGACTTCGGGGCGACGTGGAAGCCGATCTGGGAGTACAGCTCCTACCCGACCCGGGTCGACCACTACACGATGGACGTCTCCAGCTCCCCCTGGCTGACCTGGGGCGCCAACCCGAGCCCGCCGGAGGAGACCCCGAAGCTGGGCTGGATGACCGAGTCGCTGGAGATCGACCCGTTCAACTCGGACCGGATGATGTACGGCACCGGCGCCACCCTCTACGGCACCGAGAACCTCACCGGCTGGGACGCCGGTGGCAGAATCACCATCAAGCCGGTCGTCCAGGGCCTGGAGGAGACCGCCGTCAACGACCTGATCAGCCCGCCGACCGGCGCCAACCTGCTCAGCGCTCTCGGCGACATCGGCGGGTTCCGGCACACCTCGCTCACCGCCGTACCCGCGATGATGTACACCTCGCCCAACTTCACCACCAGCACCAGCCTCGACTACGCCGAGGCCAACGGGAACATGGTGGTACGCACCGGAAACCTGGACAGCGGCAGCACCAGCAAGCGGATCGCCTTCTCCAACGACAACGGCGCCAACTGGTACCAGGCCAACAGCGAGCCGGCCGGCACCACCGGCGGCGGCACCGTGGCGCTGGCGGCCGACGGCAGCCGGGTGCTCTGGGCACCGGACGGCGGCGCGGTCTCCGGCTCCGCCTTCGGCGGCAACTCCTGGACGGCCGCCACCGGTGTGCCCGCGGGCGCCCGGGTCGCCTCCGACCGCGTCAACCCGAAGAAGTTCTACGCCTTCTCCGCCGGGAAGTTCTACACCTCCACCGACGGCGGCCTGACCTTCACCGCCAGTGCGGCCACCGGCCTGCCGGCCACCGGCAACGTCCGCTTCAAGGCGCTGACCACCACCGAGGGCGACGTCTGGTTCGCCGGCGGCACCACCGGCGCCGGCGCGGCGTACGGCCTGTGGCACTCCACGGACTCGGGGGCGACCTTCACCCGCGTCGCGGCCGCCGACCAGGCCGACAGCATCGGCTTCGGCAAGCCCGCCCCCGGCCGGACCTACCCCGCGCTCTACACCAGCGCGAAGATCGGCGGCGTCCGGGGCATCTTCCGCTCCGACGACGCCGGAGCCAGCTGGACCAGGATCAACAACGACTCCCAGCAGTGGGGTTGGACCGGCGCCACGATCACCGGTGACCCCCGGGTCTACGGCCGGGTGTACATCGGCACCAACGGGCGCGGCATCATCGTCGGCGACACCGGCAGCACCCCGCCGAGCCCGACGGCGACCGCCTCCCCCTCGGCGACGGCCACCGCGACCCCGACCACCTCCACCAGCCCGACCGCGAGCACCTCGCCGACGGCCACCAGCAGCCCGACCGCGAGCACCTCGCCCACCGCCACCAGCAGCCCGACGGCGGGCGGGAGTTGCGAGATCACCTACGCGGTCGCCAGCCAGTGGGGCGGCGGGTTCGGCGCCAACGTGACGGTGAGGAACACCGGCTCCACCGCACTCGCCGGGTGGACGGTGAAGTGGGCCTACGCCAACGGCCAGCAGGTCACCTCGCTGTGGAACGGCGCCTGGACCCAGAGCGGCGCCGACGTCTCGGTGAGCAACCTGGGTTACAACGGCTCGCTGGCGGCCGGGGGCGGCAGCACCTCCTTCGGCTTCAACGGCAGCTGGACGGGCAGCAACACCAGCCCGACCGCGGCCACTCTCAACGGGACGGCCTGCACCGTGAAGTAG
- a CDS encoding glycosyl hydrolase family 95 catalytic domain-containing protein — protein MNPPENSAVDDGPAGPSAAPAPTRATSTAPAPAPPATGYGSHAVHDTAPAGRWEDAHLSGNGEYGIMVNGGPHRERVVLNHHRYVLPNGTRHLRAPGTAHRLEEIRDLVLAGRAPEAQRIWAGGAELRWTQSFHPGHALEIATPAHGPVRDYLRSTDFATGEITVGWQDDAGPWRRRSFVSRADAVVVQEFTGPPAELRLRLTGDLPDCPEDVQHRCTATEAAPGLGLLDARATYPPGQGAYGFEAVSLVHAPGARIDTDGDVLILRGARRVLLLTALDRQEQPGWSTGTIRRRLGRLPADYDTLLSAHTALHTPAYRRATLDLGGAEAAAGSVDLIERQQRNPERLDPALLELLFHSGRYLLLSASGVLPPRLTGLWIGGWGAAWAGDFTTDANLNLQLAGANLAALPEAVHAHAALVRGQIADWRANARALYGIRGLLAPGRTDGEHGHLFHLDDDWPWPAWLAGADWLLHPLHEYWRTTGDDEFLRAELVGWLIGAAEFFEDFLTRTDDRGQVVFVPSYSPEIAPEGVAGSAAVNAVMDVAAGRHALESAVEVCEHLGIEPAAVARWRALLPRLPAYLVNSAGSLTEWAWPGLDGNLDHRHVSHLYPVWPLHGITRDTTPALAEAAHRALAGRGDENLSAHGSLHRALAAARLRDTGLARANLLKILGADMLFRSLMTSHNPGLEIYNADAAITLPGLVLELLVDARPGRLDLLPALPEELARGTVRGVACQGRVTVLELGWDLAEGTVRALLRSAVDQVLAVHCRGEGRQVTLPAGGEREVRFVLRAP, from the coding sequence GTGAATCCCCCCGAGAACAGCGCAGTTGACGACGGCCCGGCAGGCCCGTCCGCCGCACCCGCGCCCACCCGCGCCACGTCCACCGCGCCGGCCCCCGCCCCGCCCGCCACCGGGTACGGCAGCCACGCCGTCCACGACACCGCCCCCGCCGGCCGCTGGGAGGACGCCCACCTCTCCGGCAACGGCGAGTACGGGATCATGGTCAACGGCGGCCCGCACCGCGAGCGCGTCGTCCTCAACCACCACCGCTACGTCCTGCCCAACGGCACCCGCCACCTCCGGGCACCCGGGACGGCCCACCGGCTGGAGGAGATCCGCGACCTCGTCCTCGCCGGCCGCGCCCCCGAGGCCCAGCGGATCTGGGCCGGCGGCGCCGAACTCCGCTGGACCCAGTCCTTCCACCCCGGCCACGCCCTGGAGATCGCCACCCCCGCCCACGGGCCGGTCCGCGACTACCTGCGCAGCACCGACTTCGCCACCGGCGAGATCACCGTCGGCTGGCAGGACGACGCCGGCCCCTGGCGGCGGCGCTCCTTCGTCTCCCGGGCCGACGCCGTCGTCGTGCAGGAGTTCACCGGCCCGCCCGCCGAACTGCGGCTCCGCCTCACCGGGGACCTGCCCGACTGCCCCGAGGACGTCCAGCACCGCTGCACCGCCACCGAGGCGGCCCCCGGCCTCGGCCTGCTGGACGCCCGGGCCACCTACCCGCCGGGGCAGGGCGCGTACGGCTTCGAGGCCGTCAGCCTGGTGCACGCCCCCGGCGCCCGGATCGACACCGACGGGGACGTGCTGATCCTGCGCGGGGCCCGGCGCGTCCTGCTGCTCACCGCCCTCGACCGCCAGGAACAGCCCGGTTGGAGCACCGGGACGATCCGCCGCCGTCTCGGCCGGCTCCCCGCCGACTACGACACCCTGCTCTCCGCGCACACCGCCCTGCACACCCCCGCCTACCGGCGCGCCACCCTGGACCTCGGCGGTGCCGAGGCGGCCGCCGGCAGCGTGGACCTGATCGAACGCCAGCAGAGGAACCCGGAGCGCCTCGACCCCGCCCTGCTCGAACTGCTCTTCCACAGCGGCCGCTACCTGCTGCTCTCCGCCAGCGGCGTGCTGCCGCCACGCCTCACCGGGCTCTGGATCGGCGGCTGGGGCGCCGCCTGGGCCGGCGACTTCACCACCGACGCCAACCTCAACCTCCAACTGGCCGGCGCCAACCTGGCGGCGCTGCCGGAGGCCGTGCACGCGCACGCCGCGCTGGTCCGCGGCCAGATCGCCGACTGGCGGGCCAACGCCCGCGCCCTGTACGGCATCAGGGGTCTGCTCGCGCCGGGCCGCACCGACGGCGAACACGGCCACCTGTTCCACCTCGACGACGACTGGCCGTGGCCGGCCTGGCTGGCCGGCGCCGACTGGCTGCTGCACCCGCTGCACGAGTACTGGCGCACCACCGGTGACGACGAGTTCCTGCGCGCGGAGCTGGTGGGCTGGCTGATCGGCGCCGCCGAGTTCTTCGAGGACTTCCTCACCCGCACCGACGACCGGGGCCAGGTCGTCTTCGTCCCCTCCTACTCCCCGGAGATCGCCCCCGAGGGCGTGGCCGGCTCCGCCGCCGTGAACGCCGTGATGGACGTCGCGGCCGGGCGGCACGCCCTGGAGAGCGCGGTGGAGGTCTGCGAGCACCTCGGCATCGAGCCGGCGGCGGTGGCCCGCTGGCGGGCCCTGCTGCCCAGGCTGCCGGCGTACCTGGTCAACTCCGCCGGCAGCCTCACCGAGTGGGCCTGGCCCGGCCTGGACGGCAACCTCGACCACCGGCACGTCAGCCACCTGTACCCGGTCTGGCCGCTGCACGGGATCACCCGGGACACCACCCCGGCGCTCGCCGAGGCCGCCCACCGCGCCCTCGCCGGCCGCGGCGACGAGAACCTCTCCGCCCACGGCAGCCTGCACCGCGCGCTGGCCGCGGCCCGGCTGCGGGACACCGGCCTGGCCCGCGCCAACCTGCTGAAGATCCTCGGCGCCGACATGCTGTTCCGCTCGCTGATGACCTCGCACAACCCCGGCCTGGAGATCTACAACGCCGACGCCGCGATCACCCTGCCCGGCCTCGTCCTGGAGCTCCTGGTCGACGCCCGCCCCGGCCGGCTCGACCTGCTGCCCGCCCTGCCCGAGGAGCTCGCGCGCGGAACCGTCCGGGGGGTGGCCTGCCAGGGCCGGGTCACCGTGCTCGAGCTCGGCTGGGACCTGGCGGAGGGCACCGTACGGGCGCTGCTGCGCTCCGCCGTGGACCAGGTGCTGGCCGTGCACTGCCGGGGCGAGGGCCGGCAGGTCACCCTGCCGGCGGGCGGGGAGCGGGAGGTGCGGTTCGTCCTCCGGGCGCCGTAG
- a CDS encoding MOSC domain-containing protein: MQLLSLNIGRPRPNPWKGIALTGIDKRPVDGPVAVTAPGPKGTGAVGLAGDRVYDVKHHGGADQAVYAYAREDLDRWEPGLGRPLADGCFGENLTTAGLDVNGALIGERWRIGPDVVLEVSCPRIPCGTFQGWLERAGWIKEFTRAALPGAYLRVIEPGEIRAGDRIEIVHRPEHQVTVAVSFRALTTAPELLPGLLVADALPAEDLEQIRGRVARQRPGR; the protein is encoded by the coding sequence ATGCAGCTGCTCTCCCTGAACATCGGCCGGCCCCGCCCCAACCCGTGGAAGGGCATCGCACTGACCGGCATCGACAAGCGCCCGGTCGACGGTCCGGTGGCCGTGACGGCCCCCGGGCCGAAGGGCACCGGCGCGGTCGGCCTGGCCGGGGACCGCGTCTACGACGTGAAGCACCACGGCGGCGCCGACCAGGCCGTGTACGCCTACGCCCGGGAGGATCTCGACCGCTGGGAGCCCGGGTTGGGCCGCCCGCTGGCCGACGGGTGCTTCGGGGAGAACCTCACCACGGCCGGTCTCGACGTCAACGGCGCGCTGATCGGCGAGCGTTGGCGGATCGGGCCGGACGTCGTCCTGGAGGTCTCCTGCCCGCGCATCCCCTGCGGCACCTTCCAGGGCTGGCTGGAACGCGCGGGCTGGATCAAGGAGTTCACCCGGGCCGCGCTGCCCGGGGCGTACCTGCGGGTGATCGAGCCCGGTGAGATCCGCGCCGGCGACCGGATCGAGATCGTCCACCGGCCCGAGCACCAGGTGACGGTGGCCGTGTCCTTCCGCGCCCTGACCACCGCCCCGGAGCTGCTGCCTGGCCTGCTGGTGGCGGACGCGCTGCCGGCGGAGGACCTGGAGCAGATCCGCGGACGGGTGGCGCGACAGCGCCCCGGCCGGTGA
- a CDS encoding glycoside hydrolase family 3 C-terminal domain-containing protein yields MTTTAVPDRPPIEQLAFRDPARPLQTRVGDLLARLTPGERIAMLHQYSPAVPRLGVAAFRTGTEALHGVGWLGVATVFPQAVGLGATWDDELLQEVATAIGTELRAFHHHRAPLAGEGRISLQAWAPVVNLLRDPRWGRNEEGYAEDPLLTARLADVFCRGLAGDDPDHLRTAPILKHFLAYNNEDERCVTSSGLRPRVLHEYDLAAFRTAVAAGSATGVMPAYNLVNGRPCHVSPLIEDELRRWAAPTGHELYVCSDAEAPSNLVDPEHYFGDHAESHAAALRAGVDSFTDHADDPRTTVARITQALARGLLTEADVDRAVRRQLTVRFRLGEFDPGPGPYGTTPWSVVDSPAHRDLALRAATESVVLLSNERAVLPLDPAEGRRVAVVGPLADTLFEDWYSGTMPYRITVAAGLGAALGARGGEVSCTEGVDRITLRAASTGGLLAVPAGDPAGPMAVTSAHGGGDGKATDEASFDLFDWGDGVLTLRSAASGRYVTLKDAGLGLAADQTQPNGWDVHETFRLEPGPDGTELLRNVYSGGYAAVDPATGLVTVSAGTPAGAERWTRTVVRDGAAEALAAVRAADTAVVVLGNDPHINGRETQDRTDLHLPPAQEALLRAVAAACPDTVLVLMSSYPYAVDRAAEQVPAVLWTSHGGQETGRAVAAVLLGDSDPAGRLPQTWYRADDPLPERLDYDIVKAGWTYQYHRAAPLHPFGHGLSYTSFGYAGLTADLDGEAIHVSVEVRNTGGRPGTETVQLYTRALRARYEAPLLRLADYRKLRLAPGEGRRVDFTLPLSALAHWDVAEGRFTVDPGSYEILVGRSAGAVELTAPLTVDGPAPGPRQVLGRTVRAADFDDHAGITLVDAHRERGDAVAPAVGAQAGRLLFRAVELPGGPLVFEAELAREGAGTAVLELRAGDAGRDLDGAADGTRLLARLAVPSTGGRYAWSTVRVDLPESPRGVHDLHLVLRGEQRLASFRVDRA; encoded by the coding sequence GTGACGACCACCGCTGTGCCCGACCGGCCGCCCATCGAGCAACTCGCCTTCCGCGACCCCGCACGGCCGCTGCAGACACGCGTCGGGGACCTCCTCGCCCGGCTCACCCCCGGCGAGCGGATCGCCATGCTGCACCAGTACTCCCCCGCCGTCCCCCGCCTCGGCGTCGCCGCCTTCCGCACCGGCACCGAAGCCCTGCACGGCGTCGGCTGGCTCGGCGTCGCCACCGTCTTCCCGCAGGCCGTCGGCCTCGGCGCCACCTGGGACGACGAACTGCTGCAGGAGGTCGCCACCGCGATCGGCACCGAGCTCCGGGCCTTCCACCATCACCGGGCCCCGCTCGCCGGCGAGGGCCGGATCAGCCTCCAGGCCTGGGCGCCCGTGGTGAACCTGCTGCGCGACCCGCGCTGGGGCCGCAACGAGGAGGGCTACGCCGAGGACCCGCTGCTCACCGCCCGCCTCGCCGACGTGTTCTGCCGGGGCCTGGCCGGGGACGACCCCGACCACCTGCGCACCGCGCCGATCCTCAAGCACTTCCTCGCCTACAACAACGAGGACGAACGCTGCGTGACCTCCTCCGGCCTGCGCCCGCGCGTCCTGCACGAGTACGACCTGGCCGCCTTCCGCACCGCCGTCGCGGCCGGCTCCGCGACCGGGGTGATGCCCGCCTACAACCTGGTCAACGGCCGCCCCTGCCACGTGAGTCCGCTGATCGAGGACGAACTGCGGCGCTGGGCCGCGCCGACCGGGCACGAGCTGTACGTCTGCAGCGACGCCGAGGCCCCCTCCAACCTGGTCGACCCCGAGCACTACTTCGGGGACCACGCCGAATCGCACGCCGCCGCCCTGCGGGCCGGCGTCGACAGTTTCACCGACCACGCCGACGACCCGCGCACCACCGTCGCCCGGATCACCCAGGCCCTGGCCCGCGGCCTGCTCACCGAGGCCGACGTCGACCGGGCCGTCCGCCGCCAGCTGACCGTCCGCTTCCGGCTCGGCGAGTTCGACCCCGGTCCCGGCCCGTACGGCACCACCCCCTGGTCGGTGGTCGACTCCCCCGCCCACCGCGACCTCGCGCTGCGGGCCGCCACCGAGTCCGTCGTGCTGCTCAGCAACGAACGGGCCGTGCTGCCGCTCGACCCGGCCGAGGGCCGCCGGGTCGCCGTGGTCGGACCGCTCGCCGACACCCTGTTCGAGGACTGGTACAGCGGCACCATGCCGTACCGGATCACCGTGGCGGCCGGGCTCGGCGCGGCGCTCGGCGCCCGCGGCGGCGAGGTGTCCTGCACCGAGGGCGTGGACCGGATCACCCTGCGCGCCGCCTCCACCGGCGGGCTGCTCGCCGTGCCCGCCGGCGACCCGGCCGGGCCGATGGCCGTGACGTCGGCGCATGGCGGCGGCGACGGGAAGGCCACCGACGAGGCCTCCTTCGACCTGTTCGACTGGGGCGACGGCGTGCTGACCCTGCGCAGCGCCGCCTCCGGACGCTACGTCACCCTCAAGGACGCGGGCCTCGGCCTCGCCGCCGACCAGACCCAGCCGAACGGCTGGGACGTGCACGAGACCTTCCGGCTGGAGCCCGGCCCCGACGGCACCGAGCTGCTCCGCAACGTGTACAGCGGCGGGTACGCGGCCGTCGACCCGGCCACCGGCCTGGTCACCGTCTCCGCCGGCACCCCGGCCGGGGCCGAGCGGTGGACCAGGACCGTGGTCAGGGACGGCGCGGCCGAGGCACTGGCCGCCGTCCGCGCCGCCGACACGGCCGTCGTCGTCCTCGGCAACGACCCGCACATCAACGGCCGGGAGACCCAGGACCGCACCGACCTGCACCTCCCCCCGGCCCAGGAGGCCCTGCTGCGCGCAGTCGCCGCCGCGTGCCCGGACACCGTGCTGGTGCTGATGAGCAGCTACCCGTACGCCGTCGACCGGGCCGCCGAACAGGTGCCGGCGGTGCTGTGGACCTCGCACGGCGGGCAGGAGACCGGCCGCGCGGTGGCCGCCGTCCTGCTGGGTGACAGCGACCCGGCCGGCCGGCTGCCGCAGACCTGGTACCGGGCGGACGACCCGCTGCCCGAGCGCCTGGACTACGACATCGTCAAGGCCGGCTGGACGTACCAGTACCACCGGGCCGCCCCGCTCCACCCGTTCGGGCACGGGCTGTCGTACACGTCCTTCGGGTACGCGGGGCTGACGGCGGACCTGGACGGCGAGGCGATCCACGTCTCGGTGGAGGTCCGCAACACCGGCGGGCGGCCGGGCACCGAGACCGTGCAGCTCTACACCCGCGCGCTGCGGGCCCGGTACGAGGCGCCGCTGCTGCGGCTGGCGGACTACCGCAAGCTGCGGCTGGCACCGGGCGAGGGCCGGCGGGTGGACTTCACCCTGCCGCTGTCGGCGCTCGCGCACTGGGACGTGGCCGAGGGCCGGTTCACCGTCGACCCGGGCTCCTACGAGATCCTGGTGGGCCGTTCGGCCGGGGCGGTGGAGCTGACCGCACCGCTGACCGTCGACGGGCCGGCGCCCGGCCCGCGCCAGGTGCTCGGGCGGACCGTGCGGGCCGCCGACTTCGACGACCACGCCGGGATCACCCTGGTGGACGCCCACCGCGAGCGCGGCGACGCGGTGGCCCCGGCGGTGGGGGCGCAGGCCGGGCGGCTGCTCTTCCGGGCGGTCGAACTGCCGGGCGGGCCGCTGGTCTTCGAGGCCGAGCTGGCCCGCGAGGGTGCGGGCACGGCGGTGCTGGAGCTACGGGCCGGCGACGCGGGCCGCGACCTCGACGGCGCCGCGGACGGCACCAGGCTGCTGGCGAGGCTCGCCGTACCGTCCACCGGCGGGCGCTACGCCTGGAGCACGGTCCGCGTCGACCTGCCGGAGAGCCCCCGCGGGGTGCACGACCTGCACCTGGTGCTGCGCGGGGAGCAGCGCCTGGCGTCCTTCCGGGTGGACCGCGCCTAG
- a CDS encoding ABC transporter substrate-binding protein: protein MSSQISRRTLLRTAVGVAGAAAMTPLLTACGSGGAAKSGSNSKTGLAGALPAFVANTAVTADLPSVTGPGGGFSDPGFLTYPAAPVKTVAKTPGSGGSYSAVTPLWGTIPAADNSFYQAVNAALGVKLTMQPANGTTYNTAIPTLTAAQKLPDWIQLPTWWNQLFNVGGLAGTQLADLTPYLAGDKVKEYPNLAAIPTGAWQAGVWGDKLYGIPCFSSGTAFAGAFYYRRDVFEAKGIAADSVRSADDLMNLGKELTSAGAGVWAFDDLWTYLAQPFGLAQLYTAKDGKLIRKYEQPEFLEALNWAWKLAKSGYVHPDALAGNNNDAKARFYAGKVLVTGDGTGSWNMADAQAGQAADPKYRRGALPLFAADGKSTPSIFLGPSTSMVSYLNAKLKPEQIKELLAVADYLAAPWGSAEYTLVNYGVEGTDHTRVNGTPTFTPQGQKSVQQQTFPFLASSPQARSNPGFDQITKDICAWDAQAVKYAYKPVFWNMNITVPTRFATADAAQALEDTIKDVQHGLKTVADYQNALTSWKRSGGDELTAWYQTEVYDKHGSGQ from the coding sequence ATGAGCTCCCAGATCAGCCGTAGAACCCTCCTCAGGACCGCCGTCGGCGTGGCCGGCGCAGCGGCCATGACGCCACTGCTCACCGCCTGCGGGAGTGGCGGCGCCGCGAAGAGCGGCTCCAACAGCAAGACCGGCCTGGCCGGCGCCCTGCCCGCCTTCGTCGCCAACACGGCGGTCACCGCGGACCTGCCCTCGGTGACCGGCCCCGGCGGCGGATTCAGCGACCCGGGCTTCCTGACCTACCCGGCCGCGCCGGTCAAGACCGTCGCCAAGACGCCCGGCTCCGGGGGGAGTTACTCCGCCGTGACGCCGCTCTGGGGGACCATCCCGGCGGCCGACAACTCCTTCTACCAGGCCGTCAACGCCGCGCTCGGCGTCAAGCTCACCATGCAGCCGGCCAACGGCACCACCTACAACACCGCGATCCCCACCCTGACCGCGGCCCAGAAGCTCCCCGACTGGATCCAGCTCCCCACCTGGTGGAACCAGCTCTTCAACGTCGGCGGGCTCGCCGGCACCCAACTGGCCGACCTCACGCCCTACCTGGCCGGGGACAAGGTCAAGGAGTACCCGAACCTGGCGGCCATCCCGACCGGCGCGTGGCAGGCCGGGGTCTGGGGCGACAAGCTCTACGGCATCCCCTGCTTCTCCTCCGGCACCGCCTTCGCCGGCGCCTTCTACTACCGCAGGGACGTCTTCGAGGCCAAGGGCATCGCCGCCGACAGCGTGAGGTCCGCCGACGACCTGATGAACCTCGGCAAGGAGCTGACCAGCGCCGGCGCCGGCGTCTGGGCCTTCGACGACCTCTGGACGTACCTCGCCCAGCCCTTCGGCCTGGCGCAGCTCTACACCGCCAAGGACGGCAAGCTGATCCGCAAGTACGAGCAGCCGGAGTTCCTGGAGGCCCTCAACTGGGCCTGGAAGCTCGCCAAGTCCGGCTACGTCCACCCGGACGCGCTGGCCGGCAACAACAACGACGCCAAGGCCCGGTTCTACGCCGGCAAGGTGCTGGTCACCGGTGACGGCACCGGCTCCTGGAACATGGCCGACGCCCAGGCCGGCCAGGCCGCCGACCCGAAGTACCGGCGCGGCGCCCTCCCGCTGTTCGCGGCGGACGGGAAGTCCACCCCGAGCATCTTCCTCGGCCCCTCCACCAGCATGGTCAGCTACCTCAACGCCAAGCTGAAGCCGGAGCAGATCAAGGAACTCCTCGCGGTCGCCGACTACCTCGCGGCGCCCTGGGGTTCGGCCGAGTACACGCTGGTCAACTACGGCGTCGAGGGCACCGACCACACCCGGGTGAACGGCACCCCGACCTTCACCCCGCAGGGGCAGAAGTCCGTCCAGCAGCAGACCTTCCCGTTCCTCGCCTCCAGCCCGCAGGCACGCAGCAACCCCGGCTTCGACCAGATCACCAAGGACATCTGCGCCTGGGACGCCCAGGCCGTCAAGTACGCCTACAAGCCGGTGTTCTGGAACATGAACATCACCGTGCCGACCCGCTTCGCCACCGCCGACGCGGCCCAGGCGCTGGAGGACACCATCAAGGACGTCCAGCACGGACTGAAGACCGTCGCCGACTACCAGAACGCGCTGACCTCGTGGAAGCGCAGCGGCGGCGACGAACTCACCGCCTGGTACCAGACCGAGGTCTACGACAAGCACGGCTCGGGCCAGTAG